From Pedobacter indicus, a single genomic window includes:
- the rsmI gene encoding 16S rRNA (cytidine(1402)-2'-O)-methyltransferase, whose protein sequence is MLYLVPTPIGNLEDITHRAIRILKEVDIILAEDTRTSAPLLKHFGIEKRVLSHHQHNEHKAVAEIIKFLKEGQDVALISDAGTPAISDPGYLLVREAIKNNVEVICLPGPTAFVPALVNSGLPNDRFVFEGFLPIKKGRQTRLKALINEERTLIFYESPHRIVKTLNDLAEYFGGERPASVSREISKLYEETVRGSIEELLHHFQSTNIKGEFVICVQGSISRNKKD, encoded by the coding sequence ATGCTCTACCTTGTTCCAACACCTATCGGCAACTTAGAAGATATAACCCATCGTGCCATACGGATATTGAAAGAGGTGGATATTATTTTGGCCGAGGACACACGCACGAGTGCACCGTTACTAAAGCATTTTGGAATCGAGAAGAGAGTACTCTCTCACCACCAGCATAATGAACATAAAGCGGTAGCGGAAATTATAAAATTCTTAAAAGAAGGCCAGGATGTCGCTTTAATTTCAGATGCAGGCACACCAGCCATCTCTGATCCAGGTTATCTGCTTGTACGGGAAGCGATAAAAAACAATGTTGAAGTAATCTGCCTGCCGGGACCAACAGCTTTTGTTCCTGCATTGGTTAATTCTGGTCTGCCGAATGATCGCTTCGTATTTGAAGGTTTCTTACCGATTAAGAAAGGACGGCAAACCAGATTAAAGGCTTTAATCAACGAAGAGCGAACCTTGATATTCTATGAATCACCTCATCGAATCGTCAAAACGTTGAACGATCTTGCTGAGTATTTCGGGGGAGAGCGACCGGCTTCTGTATCCCGGGAAATCAGCAAACTGTACGAAGAGACTGTCAGAGGTAGTATCGAAGAGTTGCTTCACCATTTCCAATCGACTAATATTAAGGGTGAATTTGTAATTTGTGTCCAGGGATCTATCAGTAGAAATAAAAAAGATTGA
- the serS gene encoding serine--tRNA ligase — protein sequence MLQISYIRENKEKVIEALNKRGFKELGKIDELIALDEQKRSLQSESDNLAAQANAAAREIGELMRQGKRDEAEVVKQSSVNFKEQIKSFAEQLNKLEEDFQDLLVTIPNLPHDSVPAGLTAEDNEVVLQYGDEPDLQQEALPHWELAVKYGIIDFETGTKISGAGFPLYKGKGAKLQRALINFFLDEADKAGYYEIQPPIVINEASGFGTGQLPDKEGQMYYIGEDNLYLIPTAEVPVTNIYRDTIVQEESFPIKHCAYTPCFRREAGSYGAHVRGLNRLHQFDKVELVQIVHPARSYDTLEEMSSYVQTLLQKLGLKYRVLRLCGGDMGFTSALTYDMEVWSAAQKRWLEVSSVSNFETYQSNRLKVRFKGENGKMQLAHTLNGSALALPRIVAAILENFQTDKGVAIPDVLRPYTRFDFID from the coding sequence ATGTTGCAGATTAGTTATATCCGAGAAAACAAAGAAAAAGTTATCGAAGCTTTGAATAAGCGCGGCTTTAAGGAGCTTGGTAAAATCGATGAATTAATTGCTTTGGATGAGCAAAAGCGATCTCTTCAATCGGAATCGGATAATCTGGCGGCACAGGCAAACGCGGCAGCACGAGAGATTGGCGAATTGATGCGTCAGGGAAAGCGTGATGAAGCAGAGGTTGTCAAACAAAGCTCTGTGAATTTTAAGGAACAAATAAAAAGTTTCGCGGAACAACTTAACAAACTGGAAGAGGACTTCCAAGATCTCTTGGTAACGATACCTAACTTGCCACATGATTCCGTGCCTGCAGGTCTGACTGCGGAAGATAACGAGGTGGTTTTGCAATACGGCGATGAACCCGACTTGCAGCAGGAGGCTTTGCCGCATTGGGAACTCGCTGTTAAATATGGTATTATTGACTTTGAAACTGGAACGAAAATTTCAGGGGCAGGTTTCCCACTTTACAAAGGTAAAGGGGCGAAGCTTCAACGGGCTTTGATCAATTTCTTTCTGGATGAAGCAGATAAAGCGGGTTATTACGAGATACAACCCCCTATAGTAATCAATGAAGCTTCCGGTTTCGGAACAGGGCAATTGCCCGATAAAGAAGGCCAGATGTACTATATTGGCGAGGACAATCTATACCTTATACCAACAGCGGAAGTGCCGGTGACAAATATTTATCGGGACACAATCGTGCAAGAAGAAAGCTTTCCTATAAAACACTGTGCTTATACGCCCTGCTTTAGGAGGGAGGCAGGTTCTTACGGGGCGCATGTGCGTGGATTGAACAGGTTGCATCAGTTTGATAAGGTTGAACTGGTACAGATCGTTCATCCCGCCAGATCGTATGATACACTTGAAGAGATGAGCTCCTACGTACAGACGCTGCTGCAAAAGCTGGGTTTGAAATACCGAGTTTTACGGCTTTGTGGAGGGGATATGGGATTTACTTCAGCGCTAACCTATGATATGGAGGTGTGGAGCGCTGCACAAAAACGTTGGTTGGAAGTCTCATCAGTTTCTAACTTTGAAACTTATCAAAGTAACCGTTTAAAGGTACGCTTTAAGGGGGAAAACGGTAAGATGCAATTAGCTCATACGTTAAATGGAAGCGCGTTGGCTCTACCACGGATTGTCGCTGCGATACTTGAGAATTTTCAAACAGATAAAGGTGTTGCTATTCCGGATGTATTAAGACCCTACACCCGTTTTGATTTTATTGACTAA
- a CDS encoding PH domain-containing protein — protein sequence MNIDRYINEEQDPKTVEKILGKLQDILDSGELVTYIAVQKKPAVNLLPDSIVLTNKRIFLCEATNLGLSTNFEIFHWNELKTITFKEEFFGAKFTIVPTDDENLTVDYIPKVQARKLYQFAKEAMAKQQEQERLHEDKHPVTDDTDRDTAYQNFKLMPEEEPLLKEEEDELTMKLKKLKTLYDKQLITQEEYNSKKQDLLSQL from the coding sequence ATGAATATAGATCGTTATATCAATGAAGAGCAAGACCCTAAAACGGTTGAAAAGATTCTGGGCAAGCTACAGGACATACTCGATTCAGGAGAACTGGTAACTTATATAGCTGTTCAAAAAAAACCTGCTGTAAACCTTCTTCCTGACTCGATCGTTTTAACCAATAAACGTATTTTCCTATGCGAAGCCACCAACCTCGGCCTGAGTACGAATTTTGAAATCTTTCATTGGAACGAGCTTAAAACCATTACCTTCAAAGAGGAGTTTTTTGGCGCGAAGTTTACCATTGTGCCAACCGACGATGAGAACTTAACGGTTGATTACATTCCGAAAGTACAAGCCAGGAAGCTTTATCAATTCGCAAAAGAAGCCATGGCAAAGCAACAAGAACAAGAACGTTTGCATGAGGATAAACATCCTGTCACTGACGATACCGACCGGGACACAGCCTACCAAAATTTCAAGTTAATGCCAGAAGAAGAGCCCCTACTTAAAGAGGAAGAAGACGAACTTACCATGAAATTAAAGAAGTTGAAAACTCTTTATGATAAACAGTTAATAACCCAAGAAGAATACAATAGTAAGAAGCAAGACCTATTAAGCCAGCTATAA
- a CDS encoding outer membrane beta-barrel protein: MKSYFKFSTKIILVFLFLVNFHWESYAQDYYGSTYTYKPVSLGITFAPNMSWHRYGTGVDIEKKWEIGYGYGLLADFGLSENYYLATGFLINNIKSTVDVGPDQLSTTYKTQYVEVPFGVKLKSTQRYYRSYYGQFGFTGGVKIAGDKEVEDMGREEFDAKTFRLGLAIGGGIEWQLDHKLSMVTGLTFNNGFTEILDDGYGKPKDSYLAFNFAIFF; the protein is encoded by the coding sequence ATGAAATCATATTTTAAATTTTCGACAAAAATTATTCTAGTTTTTCTCTTTTTGGTTAATTTCCATTGGGAGTCCTATGCTCAAGATTATTATGGATCAACCTATACTTATAAGCCTGTAAGTTTAGGGATTACCTTTGCTCCGAATATGAGTTGGCATCGATATGGAACTGGGGTTGATATAGAAAAAAAATGGGAGATTGGATATGGATATGGACTACTGGCTGACTTTGGTCTCTCGGAGAATTATTACTTAGCTACAGGTTTTCTTATCAATAATATTAAATCGACCGTAGACGTTGGTCCTGATCAATTGTCGACTACCTATAAGACGCAGTATGTAGAGGTTCCATTCGGAGTTAAATTAAAAAGTACACAGCGTTATTATCGAAGTTACTATGGTCAATTCGGATTTACGGGAGGAGTGAAAATAGCAGGTGATAAGGAGGTTGAAGATATGGGACGAGAAGAGTTTGATGCTAAGACTTTTCGTCTAGGTTTGGCAATTGGCGGGGGTATCGAATGGCAGTTGGATCATAAATTAAGTATGGTAACTGGGCTAACATTCAATAATGGGTTTACGGAAATTCTGGATGACGGTTATGGAAAGCCTAAAGATTCCTATCTGGCTTTTAACTTTGCTATTTTCTTTTAA
- the lnt gene encoding apolipoprotein N-acyltransferase, producing MKNNYLLALLSGFLLWLAWPPLNYTTPLLFIAFIPLLFALEEIMRGSYQKKGKKIFLTAGITCLFWNTASIYWVFNAVNEIMPTVIAALISLIPFGLGAMLMAIAFRLYYQLRKKYSYTIAAAGLISFWIAYELLHQSWDLSFPWMNLGNGFAGFHQLVQWYEYTGVYGGTIWVWLSNLILFQILYTYRLNNKRNKIAQKGIIMPLVWLAIIIIPSVLSITRYVGYEEHTNPAEVVVVQPNVEPYNKYTTMTVEDQINNLIRLSDSIAQPNTEFFIWPETAISELTNEETIHTSRVFIRLQDFLNRYKNGNILSGIESYLIYDSAKTSSARPLENGMYWDAFNAAVLLENTGKVQFYHKSKLVPGVEKMPFRESLSFMTPLFSAFGGATGAYGSQEEPSVFYAQSGIGAAPVICYESIWGDYVGEYIQKGAQFIAIVTNDGWWGNTSGKDQHVVYAKLRAIENRRWVARSANTGISAFINQRGDIVQHTNWWEPTALKQEINLNEELTFYTKHGDYLAYIGIGASFIFLVLILIKLRKTPSQT from the coding sequence GTGAAAAACAACTATCTACTAGCTTTACTAAGTGGCTTCTTGCTCTGGCTAGCCTGGCCACCATTAAACTACACGACTCCGCTGTTATTTATTGCTTTTATTCCACTACTCTTCGCGTTGGAAGAGATTATGCGTGGCTCTTATCAAAAGAAGGGTAAAAAAATATTTCTGACTGCGGGCATTACATGCCTTTTCTGGAACACAGCAAGTATCTATTGGGTGTTTAACGCCGTTAATGAAATCATGCCAACTGTAATTGCCGCATTGATTTCCCTCATCCCTTTTGGCCTCGGGGCCATGCTCATGGCTATTGCGTTCCGCTTATATTATCAATTAAGAAAGAAATACAGCTACACCATCGCTGCGGCAGGGTTAATTTCTTTTTGGATTGCTTATGAGCTCCTGCATCAGAGCTGGGACCTTTCATTCCCGTGGATGAATTTAGGGAATGGTTTTGCGGGATTCCATCAGCTAGTGCAATGGTATGAATATACGGGCGTGTATGGTGGCACTATATGGGTGTGGCTTAGCAATCTTATTCTCTTCCAAATTCTATATACCTACCGGCTCAATAATAAGAGGAACAAAATTGCGCAAAAAGGCATTATTATGCCTCTCGTCTGGTTGGCTATTATTATTATCCCATCTGTATTGTCAATTACCCGGTATGTAGGCTACGAGGAACATACAAATCCGGCCGAAGTTGTTGTCGTTCAACCGAACGTCGAACCGTACAACAAATACACAACAATGACAGTTGAGGATCAGATTAACAACCTTATCCGTTTGTCAGATTCTATAGCCCAACCTAACACAGAATTCTTTATCTGGCCCGAAACGGCCATTTCGGAATTGACCAACGAAGAAACAATACATACATCCCGAGTCTTTATCAGATTACAAGATTTCCTAAATCGTTACAAAAACGGCAACATCCTATCAGGCATCGAGAGTTACCTGATCTATGATTCAGCGAAAACAAGCTCGGCACGCCCGTTGGAAAACGGTATGTATTGGGATGCGTTCAATGCCGCCGTTTTATTAGAGAACACAGGCAAAGTTCAGTTTTATCACAAGTCGAAGTTAGTTCCTGGTGTTGAAAAAATGCCCTTCCGGGAATCTTTATCTTTTATGACTCCATTATTTTCAGCATTCGGAGGGGCAACAGGGGCTTATGGATCACAGGAAGAACCATCCGTTTTTTACGCTCAGAGCGGAATCGGGGCCGCCCCTGTCATCTGTTACGAATCGATTTGGGGTGACTATGTCGGCGAATATATTCAGAAAGGGGCGCAATTTATCGCTATCGTTACTAATGATGGCTGGTGGGGCAATACCTCTGGTAAAGATCAACACGTAGTATATGCAAAGCTCCGAGCTATCGAAAACAGACGATGGGTAGCACGTTCAGCCAATACCGGCATTTCGGCATTTATTAACCAACGTGGAGACATTGTCCAACATACCAATTGGTGGGAGCCTACCGCTTTAAAACAGGAAATCAACCTAAACGAAGAGCTTACATTCTATACCAAACATGGAGATTATCTTGCCTATATCGGTATAGGAGCGAGTTTTATTTTTCTTGTTCTGATCCTTATCAAATTAAGAAAGACGCCTAGCCAAACTTAG
- the acnA gene encoding aconitate hydratase AcnA has protein sequence MKQKIASLKKLQEEGKNIHRLPFSIRILLENVLRNHDGFAITDDHLDTLVHWDANGTDKDIPFKPARVLMQDFTGVPAVVDITSIRAEFIRKGGNGAKINPAIPVDLVIDHSVQVDYFGTDYSYQKNVELEYERNAERYQLLKWAQQGLTNMTVVPPGMGICHQVNLEYLAKGVVERDGWAFPDTLVGTDSHTPMVNGIGVLGWGVGGIEAEAAMLDQPVYFTCPQVVGLKLTGEIPAGCTATDMVLSITKILRDTGVVGKFVEVFGDGLNKLTVTDRATISNMSPEFGCTVTYFPIDDQTLDYMERTNRSQEQIDLVREYCQENMLWRTGNEEIEYSKVVELDLNTLEPTVAGPKRPQDKILVKELDKSFSSILKSDFQRNYVPFDDRREHAWLNEGGSGTQYVRDKNDHHENTLTIEPNSLRSVKIKLKNGEYRLSDGSIVIAAITSCTNTSNPSVMVGAGLVARKAVEKGLRTRSWVKTSLAPGSKVVTKYLDRSGLSADLEALRFHTVGYGCTSCIGNSGPLPRHIAEAVDNSEMIVASVLSGNRNFEARVHPQVKMNFLMSPMLVVAYALIGRVDVNLLEHPLSYDPNGDPVYLKDIWPTQDEINRTIKEAMRKEDFKEVYDVIFDGEEEWQKLAAPEGKEFIWDNSSTYIREAPFFQNMSHEPTPLTDIENARVLLFLGDSVTTDHISPAGSFNEESAAGKYLLSQGIERKDFNSYGSRRGNHEVMMRGTFANVRIKNKITDKEGGYSTYFPSGETLTVFDTAMKYKEDNTPLVVLAGKDYGSGSSRDWAAKGSSLLGIRAVIAESFERIHRSNLVGMGVLPIEFPPGGSAESLGLSGKEEFTITGIAEDLKPFKMVKVSAKKESGEIVEFEAKARLDSDIDVEYFKHGGILQYVLRSYLKQSEN, from the coding sequence ATGAAACAGAAAATAGCTTCTCTTAAAAAGCTTCAAGAAGAAGGGAAAAACATCCACAGACTCCCTTTCTCAATTCGGATCTTGCTTGAAAATGTTTTAAGAAATCATGACGGCTTTGCTATTACAGACGACCATCTTGATACGCTCGTTCATTGGGATGCAAACGGCACGGATAAAGATATTCCATTTAAACCAGCCAGGGTTCTTATGCAAGACTTTACTGGGGTACCTGCGGTCGTTGACATCACATCCATACGGGCTGAGTTTATAAGAAAAGGCGGAAATGGGGCAAAAATAAATCCCGCAATTCCAGTCGATCTAGTTATTGACCATTCAGTTCAGGTAGATTATTTCGGAACCGATTATTCTTATCAAAAAAATGTTGAATTAGAATATGAAAGAAATGCCGAACGCTATCAACTGTTAAAATGGGCACAGCAAGGACTTACCAACATGACAGTCGTGCCTCCGGGCATGGGAATCTGTCATCAGGTTAACCTCGAGTATTTAGCGAAGGGGGTCGTAGAACGTGACGGCTGGGCCTTCCCTGATACTTTAGTTGGTACCGACTCTCACACGCCCATGGTCAATGGTATCGGTGTTCTCGGTTGGGGAGTTGGTGGCATCGAAGCGGAAGCAGCTATGCTAGACCAACCCGTGTATTTTACCTGCCCACAGGTAGTCGGATTGAAACTTACCGGGGAAATCCCCGCAGGTTGTACTGCGACGGACATGGTTCTTTCAATAACTAAAATACTGAGAGATACGGGTGTGGTAGGAAAGTTCGTCGAAGTATTTGGTGACGGCCTCAACAAATTAACTGTAACGGATCGGGCCACTATCTCTAATATGTCACCTGAATTCGGATGTACGGTTACTTATTTCCCAATAGATGACCAGACACTCGACTATATGGAACGTACGAATCGATCGCAAGAGCAGATTGATTTAGTACGGGAGTATTGTCAGGAAAATATGCTTTGGCGCACCGGAAATGAAGAAATAGAATATTCCAAGGTTGTTGAACTTGATCTAAATACGCTAGAGCCAACGGTGGCAGGACCGAAACGTCCGCAAGATAAAATTCTCGTAAAGGAACTTGATAAAAGTTTCTCTTCCATACTTAAAAGTGACTTCCAAAGAAACTATGTTCCCTTCGACGATCGCCGGGAACATGCTTGGCTAAACGAAGGAGGTTCGGGAACTCAGTACGTTCGTGACAAAAACGATCATCACGAAAATACGTTGACGATCGAACCAAACAGCTTGCGATCGGTTAAAATCAAACTAAAAAATGGCGAATATCGACTGAGCGATGGCAGCATTGTGATTGCAGCCATTACCAGTTGTACAAATACATCGAACCCGAGTGTGATGGTCGGAGCAGGCCTGGTTGCGAGGAAAGCGGTAGAAAAAGGCTTGCGCACACGGTCGTGGGTAAAAACAAGTCTGGCACCGGGATCTAAAGTTGTTACGAAATACCTAGATCGATCGGGTCTATCGGCCGACTTAGAAGCGCTGCGCTTCCATACGGTAGGTTATGGATGTACATCCTGCATCGGCAATAGCGGACCCTTGCCACGCCATATAGCAGAAGCGGTTGATAATAGTGAGATGATTGTCGCATCCGTATTATCCGGAAACAGAAATTTTGAAGCACGGGTTCACCCACAGGTTAAAATGAACTTCTTGATGTCACCTATGCTGGTTGTTGCTTATGCATTAATTGGTCGGGTCGATGTTAATCTCCTCGAACATCCATTATCGTATGACCCGAACGGCGACCCGGTATACTTAAAAGATATCTGGCCTACCCAAGACGAGATTAACAGAACGATCAAAGAAGCAATGCGAAAGGAAGATTTCAAAGAAGTCTATGATGTGATTTTTGATGGTGAGGAAGAATGGCAGAAGCTTGCGGCTCCGGAAGGAAAAGAGTTTATATGGGATAATTCATCAACCTACATTCGCGAAGCACCGTTCTTCCAAAACATGTCACATGAACCTACACCATTAACAGATATCGAAAATGCACGCGTCCTTCTCTTTCTTGGTGACTCAGTGACAACCGATCATATATCACCAGCTGGCTCTTTCAACGAAGAAAGTGCCGCGGGGAAATATCTTCTTAGCCAGGGTATCGAACGAAAAGATTTCAACTCGTATGGATCACGTCGTGGTAACCATGAAGTCATGATGCGCGGGACTTTTGCGAATGTCCGGATCAAAAATAAAATTACAGACAAAGAAGGCGGTTATTCCACGTATTTCCCGTCGGGTGAAACCCTGACCGTATTTGATACAGCCATGAAATACAAAGAGGACAATACGCCATTGGTTGTTTTAGCTGGAAAAGATTATGGTAGTGGTTCATCAAGAGACTGGGCAGCTAAAGGCTCAAGCTTATTAGGAATCAGAGCGGTGATTGCCGAGAGTTTCGAACGGATTCATAGAAGTAACCTTGTGGGTATGGGTGTTCTACCGATCGAGTTTCCTCCAGGGGGAAGCGCAGAGTCTTTAGGATTATCCGGCAAAGAAGAATTTACGATCACCGGAATTGCGGAAGATCTGAAACCATTCAAAATGGTCAAAGTTTCGGCTAAAAAAGAATCCGGTGAAATCGTTGAATTTGAAGCAAAAGCGAGATTAGACTCTGACATCGACGTCGAATATTTCAAACACGGCGGAATTCTCCAATACGTTCTTCGAAGCTACCTGAAACAATCAGAAAATTAA
- a CDS encoding NAD+ synthase — protein MNFAISQLNFKIADFVVNTKKIIESIQIAYAQGADLIVFSELAVGGTPALDLLKSDTFLDQVDEAIGEIANACSSIDCIIGAPYREDDSGLLYNAALFISKGEIKKVISKQKLRDQGLIMETPYFSRGSGADLIEVKGSTILLTLEDMLDNPHGHAVDFIISLKNYPFSYVEHEQRKERLRETSKQLGVGIVELNQIGAQGQLIFDGRSLIVHSKEEYADELHAFQEDFKLFRLEEKSIKSLQPLREGHFTEVELIYEALVLGIKDYFQKNGLQKALIGLSGGIDSSIVAALACQALGPENVKGILMPSMYSTGHSVKDAEDLANNLGFEYEIVPIKGGFDAFMATLDPVFQDVDDSDVDLTEQNIQARVRAVILMAISNKQGYIVLNTSNKSEAAMGYGTLYGDLIGSLSVLGDVYKTQVFQLAHYINRDRELIPEHAISKPPSAELKPGQKDSDSLPLYDVLDPILYLLIEKNLTRSQIVALGHDEDEVDRIVRLMSRVGFKLFQTPPALRVSPRAFGSGLNLPLVAKFG, from the coding sequence ATGAACTTTGCTATTTCACAGCTAAATTTTAAGATCGCGGATTTCGTTGTCAACACCAAGAAGATCATTGAATCCATCCAAATTGCCTATGCACAGGGTGCCGATCTGATTGTCTTTTCGGAATTGGCTGTTGGAGGAACACCAGCGCTGGATTTACTGAAGTCAGATACATTCCTTGACCAAGTGGATGAAGCTATCGGCGAAATAGCGAACGCTTGTTCATCTATTGATTGTATTATTGGCGCCCCCTATCGTGAAGACGATTCAGGACTCCTTTATAATGCAGCATTATTTATCAGTAAAGGGGAGATTAAAAAGGTAATTTCTAAACAGAAACTTCGTGATCAGGGCTTGATCATGGAAACTCCTTACTTCTCACGAGGAAGCGGCGCGGACCTCATCGAAGTAAAAGGCAGTACGATTCTATTAACTCTTGAGGATATGTTAGACAATCCGCATGGTCACGCAGTTGATTTTATAATTTCGTTAAAAAATTATCCTTTTTCATACGTTGAACATGAACAACGGAAAGAAAGATTGAGAGAAACATCTAAACAGTTAGGAGTCGGCATTGTTGAACTCAATCAAATCGGCGCTCAAGGACAGTTAATATTTGACGGGCGATCATTGATTGTTCATTCTAAGGAAGAATATGCAGATGAGCTCCATGCTTTTCAAGAAGATTTTAAACTCTTTAGACTGGAAGAAAAATCTATTAAATCTTTGCAACCGCTCAGGGAAGGTCACTTTACCGAAGTCGAGTTAATATACGAGGCTTTGGTCTTAGGAATAAAAGACTATTTCCAAAAGAATGGTTTGCAAAAGGCGCTAATCGGACTGTCAGGAGGTATTGATTCGTCGATCGTTGCCGCATTGGCATGCCAAGCTCTGGGTCCGGAAAACGTTAAAGGTATCCTGATGCCCTCTATGTACTCAACCGGACATTCTGTAAAGGATGCCGAAGACCTCGCTAATAATTTGGGCTTTGAATATGAAATCGTCCCTATTAAGGGCGGATTTGATGCTTTTATGGCGACGTTAGACCCCGTTTTTCAGGATGTAGATGATTCCGATGTAGACTTGACTGAGCAGAATATACAAGCGAGGGTGCGCGCAGTTATTTTGATGGCCATATCAAATAAGCAGGGTTACATTGTTTTAAATACATCAAACAAAAGCGAAGCCGCTATGGGGTATGGAACCTTATATGGCGATTTGATTGGGTCGCTTAGCGTTTTAGGAGACGTTTACAAGACCCAAGTCTTTCAACTAGCTCATTACATTAATCGCGACCGAGAGCTTATCCCTGAACATGCAATTAGTAAACCTCCTTCCGCTGAGCTCAAACCTGGACAAAAAGATAGCGATAGTTTGCCTTTATATGACGTATTGGATCCGATTTTATATCTATTAATTGAAAAAAACCTTACCCGTTCTCAAATAGTTGCTTTAGGACACGACGAAGATGAAGTTGACAGGATCGTTCGCTTGATGAGCCGCGTCGGATTCAAGCTGTTTCAGACACCTCCAGCCTTACGGGTATCGCCCCGCGCATTCGGAAGCGGATTAAACTTACCGTTGGTAGCTAAGTTTGGCTAG
- the atpG gene encoding ATP synthase F1 subunit gamma — MANLKEVRNRISSVTSTQQITNAMKMVSAAKLKRATNAIVDLRPYATKLKEILSNLSASIEGNASPYLDNRSPEKVLLIVVTSNRGLAGAFNSSIIKATNLLISQKYSEQHKKGNVSILAIGKRGHDHFAKANYAMIGNHTELFSQLNFENTSIITEEVMKGFVEGDYDRVEIVYNQFKNAAVQILTTEQLLPLEPAVREEDETQTEVDYIFEPSKAKITEDLIPKSIKIQLYKAVLDSHASEHGARMTAMDKATENAGELLKALKLSYNQARQAAITTELTEIVSGAAALSEG; from the coding sequence ATGGCGAATTTAAAAGAAGTAAGAAATAGAATCTCATCGGTAACCTCTACTCAGCAGATCACAAATGCCATGAAAATGGTTTCAGCTGCAAAGTTGAAGAGGGCTACCAATGCGATTGTTGACTTACGGCCTTATGCCACTAAATTAAAAGAGATTTTATCAAACCTTTCAGCTAGTATTGAAGGGAATGCTTCTCCTTATCTGGATAATCGGAGTCCGGAGAAAGTGTTACTTATTGTAGTTACCTCAAATAGGGGCTTAGCAGGAGCATTTAACTCGTCAATAATCAAGGCAACTAATTTGTTGATATCTCAAAAGTATAGCGAACAGCATAAAAAAGGAAACGTAAGTATTCTTGCTATTGGTAAACGTGGGCATGATCATTTCGCTAAGGCTAACTATGCAATGATTGGCAACCATACCGAATTATTTTCGCAATTAAACTTTGAGAATACTTCAATTATTACAGAAGAAGTAATGAAGGGTTTTGTGGAAGGTGATTATGATCGGGTTGAGATTGTCTATAATCAGTTTAAGAATGCTGCTGTGCAAATTTTGACGACTGAACAACTCTTGCCTTTAGAACCAGCTGTACGAGAAGAAGATGAGACTCAGACTGAGGTGGATTATATATTTGAACCCTCAAAAGCAAAAATTACTGAGGACTTGATCCCAAAATCGATTAAGATACAATTGTATAAAGCTGTTTTGGATTCTCATGCATCTGAACATGGTGCGAGAATGACGGCAATGGATAAAGCAACAGAAAATGCTGGCGAACTATTGAAAGCGCTGAAACTTTCTTATAACCAGGCAAGACAGGCGGCTATTACAACCGAGTTAACGGAAATTGTTAGCGGTGCAGCAGCTCTTTCAGAAGGCTAG
- a CDS encoding lipoprotein signal peptidase encodes MKGFTKPLFLIIGTLLLDQILKFWIKLNMTLGQEFHIIKDRVIIHFTENNGMAFGLELGGETGKLALSLFRIIAIIAIAYGLYHMIRHKYHRGLIMNVSLIFAGAVGNIIDSVFYGVIFSESTWYTKAALFPAEGGYSSFLHGKVVDMFYFPIISGNFPSWLPLWGGQDFVFFRPVFNLADTAISVGVILILLGQKRYFKEDIPSTTNFNNEIVED; translated from the coding sequence ATGAAAGGATTCACCAAACCCCTTTTTCTAATTATAGGCACGCTATTACTTGACCAAATCCTTAAATTTTGGATCAAGTTGAATATGACTTTAGGTCAGGAGTTTCATATCATTAAGGATCGGGTAATCATCCACTTTACTGAGAACAACGGCATGGCCTTCGGCTTAGAATTGGGTGGTGAAACCGGGAAGCTGGCGTTATCATTGTTTAGGATCATTGCTATTATTGCCATAGCATATGGGCTCTATCACATGATACGCCACAAATACCACCGGGGATTAATAATGAATGTTTCATTGATCTTTGCTGGTGCAGTAGGGAACATTATCGATTCGGTGTTTTACGGCGTAATCTTCAGTGAGAGCACTTGGTATACAAAAGCTGCGCTCTTTCCTGCGGAAGGCGGATACTCGAGTTTCCTTCATGGAAAGGTTGTGGATATGTTTTACTTTCCTATCATTAGCGGGAATTTCCCATCTTGGTTGCCGCTTTGGGGTGGACAAGATTTTGTATTCTTCAGACCTGTTTTTAACTTGGCTGACACCGCCATTTCAGTTGGGGTAATCCTTATCTTACTCGGTCAAAAAAGATACTTCAAAGAAGATATTCCATCAACCACCAATTTCAACAATGAGATTGTAGAGGATTAA